A genomic region of Tsukamurella pulmonis contains the following coding sequences:
- the eno gene encoding phosphopyruvate hydratase, producing the protein MSEIIQVGAREILDSRGNPTVEVEIVLADGSFARAAVPSGASTGEHEAVELRDGGDRYLGKGVTKAVEGVLEVIAPEVIGIPADEQRIIDQTLLDLDGTPDKSRLGANALLGVSLAAAKAAADSAALPLFRYLGGPNAHILPVPMMNILNGGAHADSGVDVQEFMVAPIGAETFKESLRWGAEVYHALKSVLKSKGLNTGLGDEGGFAPSVAGTREALDLISEAIAKTGLTLGTDVALALDVAATEFYTPEGYKFEGKVLSAAEMGEFYRGLVGEFPLVSIEDPLSEDDWEGWVDLTDAIGDKVQLVGDDLFVTNPERLEDGIARGAANALLVKVNQIGTLTETLDAVALAHNNGYKSMMSHRSGETEDTTIADLAVAVGSGQIKTGAPARSERVAKYNQLLRIEEELGDAARYAGDTAFPRFEFTS; encoded by the coding sequence GTGTCCGAAATCATCCAGGTGGGCGCCCGCGAGATCCTCGACTCCCGTGGCAACCCCACGGTCGAGGTCGAGATCGTGCTGGCCGACGGCAGCTTCGCCCGCGCGGCGGTGCCCTCGGGTGCGTCCACCGGTGAGCACGAGGCCGTGGAGCTCCGCGACGGTGGCGACCGCTACCTGGGCAAGGGCGTCACGAAGGCCGTCGAGGGCGTCCTCGAGGTCATCGCGCCCGAGGTCATCGGCATCCCGGCCGACGAGCAGCGCATCATCGACCAGACCCTGCTCGACCTGGACGGCACCCCGGACAAGAGCCGCCTGGGCGCCAACGCGCTGCTCGGCGTCTCGCTCGCCGCCGCGAAGGCCGCCGCCGACTCGGCCGCGCTGCCCCTCTTCCGCTACCTCGGCGGCCCGAACGCGCACATCCTTCCCGTGCCGATGATGAACATCCTCAACGGCGGCGCCCACGCGGACAGCGGCGTCGACGTGCAGGAGTTCATGGTCGCGCCGATCGGCGCCGAGACCTTCAAGGAGTCCCTGCGCTGGGGTGCCGAGGTCTACCACGCGCTGAAGTCGGTGCTCAAGAGCAAGGGCCTGAACACCGGCCTGGGCGACGAGGGCGGCTTCGCCCCGTCGGTCGCCGGCACCCGTGAGGCCCTGGACCTGATCTCCGAGGCGATCGCCAAGACCGGCCTCACCCTCGGCACCGACGTCGCGCTCGCGCTCGACGTGGCCGCCACCGAGTTCTACACGCCCGAGGGCTACAAGTTCGAGGGCAAGGTGCTCAGCGCCGCCGAGATGGGCGAGTTCTACCGCGGCCTGGTCGGCGAGTTCCCGCTGGTCTCCATCGAGGACCCGCTCTCGGAGGACGACTGGGAGGGCTGGGTCGACCTCACCGACGCCATCGGGGACAAGGTGCAGCTCGTCGGCGACGACCTGTTCGTCACCAACCCCGAGCGCCTCGAGGACGGCATCGCGCGCGGCGCCGCCAACGCGCTCCTGGTGAAGGTCAACCAGATCGGCACCCTCACCGAGACGCTGGACGCCGTCGCGCTCGCGCACAACAACGGCTACAAGTCGATGATGAGCCACCGCTCGGGCGAGACCGAGGACACCACCATCGCCGACCTCGCGGTCGCCGTGGGCAGCGGCCAGATCAAGACCGGCGCCCCGGCGCGGTCGGAGCGCGTCGCCAAGTACAACCAGCTGCTGCGCATCGAGGAGGAGCTGGGCGACGCCGCGCGCTACGCCGGCGACACCGCCTTCCCGCGCTTCGAGTTCACCAGCTGA
- a CDS encoding FtsB family cell division protein yields the protein MSSRSRLVRSPSGGGARAEGRSAGRTVVLFLVLCVLALTLAVPVRTYMSEQAREEKVAAEHAQLLADIARLEDQKRLQDDPEYIKAEARIRLQYVMPGETPYRVQTPGAPKPTPEQIEAEQAKQNPWYTNVWRTIAVPH from the coding sequence GTGAGCAGTAGGTCCCGCCTCGTGCGCAGCCCGTCGGGCGGTGGCGCCCGCGCGGAGGGTCGGAGCGCGGGGCGGACCGTCGTGCTGTTCCTCGTGCTGTGCGTCCTCGCCCTCACCCTCGCCGTGCCGGTGCGGACCTACATGTCCGAGCAGGCGCGCGAGGAGAAAGTGGCGGCCGAGCACGCCCAGTTGCTCGCCGACATCGCGCGGCTCGAGGACCAGAAGCGGCTGCAGGACGATCCGGAGTACATCAAGGCGGAGGCCCGGATCCGGCTGCAGTACGTGATGCCGGGGGAGACGCCGTACCGGGTGCAGACGCCGGGGGCCCCGAAGCCCACGCCGGAGCAGATCGAGGCCGAGCAGGCCAAGCAGAACCCCTGGTACACCAATGTCTGGCGCACGATCGCGGTGCCGCACTGA
- a CDS encoding DMT family transporter: MAWIVLIISGVLEAVWATALGKSEGFSKLTPSIVFGVALVASMAGLAYAMRDLPTGTAYAVWVGIGATLTVVYAMATGEETTSLIKIVCIIAIVGGVVGLKLAH; encoded by the coding sequence ATGGCATGGATCGTTCTGATCATCTCCGGTGTGCTCGAAGCCGTCTGGGCCACCGCACTCGGTAAGTCCGAGGGCTTCTCCAAGCTCACCCCGTCGATCGTCTTCGGCGTCGCCCTGGTCGCCAGCATGGCCGGGCTGGCCTACGCCATGCGGGATCTGCCGACGGGCACCGCGTACGCGGTCTGGGTCGGCATCGGCGCCACACTGACCGTCGTCTACGCGATGGCGACCGGCGAGGAGACCACCTCGCTGATCAAGATCGTCTGCATCATCGCCATCGTGGGCGGGGTCGTCGGGCTCAAGCTCGCGCACTGA
- a CDS encoding dihydrofolate reductase family protein yields the protein MTRELVYTGFITLDGVADSPGGTVEGHRSGGWVARHDFLPEAFSLKGEELGETTALLFGRRSYEAFGAVWPQSEDHAAYHDLPKYIASSTIGEGDLVEGWGDTTILRSTQDVAALKQTDGGSIFIHGSAELARNLADAGLIDRYNLLVFPYLLGAGKSIFGRADREATALRLRESQAYPNGVLKVIYDVMHEH from the coding sequence ATGACGCGCGAACTGGTGTACACGGGCTTCATCACGCTCGACGGCGTGGCCGACTCGCCCGGCGGGACCGTCGAGGGCCATCGCAGCGGCGGCTGGGTCGCGCGGCACGACTTCCTCCCGGAGGCCTTCTCGCTCAAGGGCGAGGAACTGGGGGAGACCACCGCGCTGCTGTTCGGCCGGCGCAGCTACGAGGCGTTCGGCGCGGTGTGGCCGCAGTCCGAGGACCATGCGGCCTACCACGACCTGCCGAAGTACATCGCGTCCAGCACGATCGGCGAGGGCGACCTCGTCGAGGGCTGGGGCGACACCACGATCCTGCGGTCCACGCAGGACGTCGCCGCGCTGAAACAGACCGACGGCGGCTCGATCTTCATCCACGGCAGTGCGGAGCTCGCCCGCAACCTCGCCGACGCCGGACTGATCGACCGGTACAACCTCCTCGTCTTCCCGTACCTTCTCGGCGCGGGCAAGAGCATCTTCGGGCGCGCGGATCGCGAGGCCACCGCGCTGCGCCTGCGCGAATCGCAGGCCTACCCCAACGGCGTGCTCAAGGTGATCTACGACGTGATGCACGAACACTGA
- a CDS encoding NADH-quinone oxidoreductase subunit C encodes MTDSPDLPEPGGTVEPAAPQPDVVRTRTGMFSGGTGDTSGYGRITRPVVMPGPGEEPVPEGYDGVLARLCDALTGTGGAPAFDDAVHAVVVHRGEVTLRVPREHVVAVARLLRDDPALRFEMCLGTSGVHFPDDAGSELRAVTHLQSITHGRRLRLETSCPDADPHIPSLFPVYPTSDWHERETYDFFGIVFDGHPSLTRIEMPDDWEGHPQRKDYPLGGIGVEFHGAEIPSPDTRRSYS; translated from the coding sequence ATGACGGACTCCCCCGACCTGCCCGAGCCCGGCGGCACCGTCGAACCCGCTGCGCCGCAGCCCGACGTGGTGCGCACCCGGACCGGCATGTTCAGCGGCGGCACCGGCGACACCTCCGGCTACGGGCGGATCACCCGCCCCGTGGTCATGCCCGGGCCCGGCGAGGAGCCCGTGCCCGAGGGCTACGACGGGGTGCTCGCGCGCCTGTGCGATGCACTGACGGGGACCGGCGGCGCTCCCGCGTTCGACGATGCGGTGCACGCCGTCGTGGTCCACCGCGGCGAGGTGACGCTGCGCGTGCCGCGCGAGCACGTGGTGGCCGTGGCGCGGCTGCTGCGCGACGACCCGGCGCTGCGCTTCGAGATGTGCCTGGGCACCTCGGGGGTGCACTTCCCGGACGATGCGGGCTCCGAGCTGCGGGCGGTCACCCACCTGCAGTCGATCACCCACGGTCGCCGGCTGCGCCTCGAAACCTCCTGCCCGGACGCCGATCCGCACATCCCGTCGCTGTTCCCGGTCTACCCGACGAGCGACTGGCACGAGCGGGAGACCTACGACTTCTTCGGCATCGTCTTCGACGGCCACCCGTCGCTCACCCGGATCGAGATGCCGGACGACTGGGAGGGCCACCCGCAGCGCAAGGACTACCCGCTCGGCGGCATCGGCGTCGAGTTCCACGGCGCCGAGATCCCGTCGCCCGACACCCGGAGGTCGTACTCATGA
- the nuoF gene encoding NADH-quinone oxidoreductase subunit NuoF: MTAHLTPVLSAHWGDAEPWTLDSYRAAGGYAGLDRALAMTPDEVIELVKDAGLRGRGGAGFPTGLKWSFIPQLREGEDPKPGADKPHYLVVNADESEPGTCKDMPLMFATPHTLIEGVIIASYAIRAQRAFIYVRGEVLGVQRRLRAAVAEAYAAGYLGKPLGRNGFHLDLVVHGGAGAYICGEETALLDSLEGRRGQPRLRPPFPAVAGLYASPTCVNNAESIASVPAILTRGAQWFRTMGSEKSPGFTLYSVSGHVVRPGQYEAALGVTLREMLELAGGVRPGHELKFWTPGGSSTPLLTAEHLDVPLDYEGVAGAGSMLGTKALQIFDDTVCVVRAVLRWLEFYAHESCGKCTPCREGTYWLVRLLRRLEEGEGRAEDLHTLAEVADGVLGKAFCALGDGAASPIQSSLKYFRAEYERHVAEGACPFDPAASMREAPVPGGAA, translated from the coding sequence GTGACCGCACACCTGACGCCCGTGCTCTCCGCCCACTGGGGCGATGCCGAGCCCTGGACCCTCGACTCCTACCGCGCGGCCGGTGGCTACGCCGGACTCGACCGCGCGCTCGCCATGACACCCGACGAGGTGATCGAACTCGTCAAGGACGCGGGTCTGCGCGGTCGCGGCGGGGCGGGCTTCCCGACGGGCCTGAAGTGGAGCTTCATCCCGCAGCTGCGCGAGGGCGAGGACCCGAAGCCCGGTGCCGACAAGCCGCACTACTTGGTGGTCAACGCCGACGAGTCCGAGCCCGGCACGTGCAAGGACATGCCTCTCATGTTCGCCACGCCGCACACCCTCATCGAGGGCGTCATCATCGCCTCCTACGCGATCCGCGCGCAGCGGGCCTTCATCTACGTCCGAGGCGAGGTGCTGGGGGTGCAGCGACGGCTGCGCGCCGCCGTCGCCGAGGCGTACGCGGCGGGCTACCTCGGCAAACCGCTCGGCCGGAACGGCTTCCACCTCGATCTCGTGGTCCACGGCGGCGCCGGCGCCTACATCTGCGGCGAGGAGACCGCGCTGCTGGACTCCCTGGAGGGCCGCCGCGGACAGCCGCGGCTGCGTCCGCCGTTCCCCGCGGTCGCCGGCCTCTACGCCTCGCCGACGTGCGTGAACAACGCCGAGTCGATCGCGAGCGTGCCCGCGATCCTCACGCGCGGCGCGCAGTGGTTCCGCACGATGGGCAGCGAGAAGTCGCCCGGCTTCACCCTGTACTCGGTCTCCGGGCACGTGGTGCGGCCCGGCCAGTACGAGGCGGCGCTCGGCGTCACGCTCCGCGAGATGCTCGAGCTCGCCGGTGGCGTCCGCCCCGGCCACGAGCTGAAGTTCTGGACCCCCGGCGGATCGTCGACACCGCTGCTCACCGCGGAGCACCTGGACGTGCCGCTCGATTACGAGGGCGTCGCCGGCGCGGGATCGATGCTGGGCACCAAGGCCCTGCAGATCTTCGACGACACCGTGTGCGTGGTGCGGGCGGTCCTGCGCTGGCTGGAGTTCTACGCGCACGAGTCGTGCGGCAAGTGCACGCCGTGTCGCGAGGGCACGTACTGGCTGGTGCGACTGCTGCGCCGGCTCGAGGAGGGCGAGGGCCGCGCGGAGGATCTTCACACGCTGGCGGAGGTCGCGGACGGCGTGCTCGGTAAGGCCTTCTGCGCGCTCGGCGACGGCGCCGCGAGCCCGATCCAGAGCTCCCTGAAGTACTTCCGCGCGGAGTACGAGCGGCACGTCGCCGAGGGAGCCTGCCCCTTCGATCCCGCGGCCTCGATGCGTGAGGCCCCGGTACCGGGAGGTGCCGCATGA
- a CDS encoding NADH-quinone oxidoreductase subunit D, which translates to MTTDYSEFTAMGSDWDAIAADAIGQERIVVNMGPQHPSTHGVLRLILELDGETVTEARCGIGFLHTGIEKNLEFRNWTQGTTFVTRMDYLAPLFNEAAYCLAVEKLLGVTQEIPERATVIRVLMMELNRITSHLVALATGGMELGAVSPMLKGFEIREQILDVFETITGLRMNHAYIRPGGVAADLPDEAVPQIRELLRTLPKQLASMASMLTENPIWIARTKNIGYLDLTGCMALGVTGPVLRSTGLPHDLRRSEPYCGYEDYEFDVIADNGCDCYGRYLIRVREMSESLRIVEQCLDKLAPGPVMVDDARLGWPADLAVGPDGLGNSRAHIAEIMGESMESLIHHFKLVTEGFAVPPGQVAVSVEAPRGELLVHAVSDGGTRPYRVHFRDPSFTNLQAVAAMCEGGMVSDVIAAVASIDPVMGGVDR; encoded by the coding sequence ATGACCACCGACTACAGCGAGTTCACCGCGATGGGCTCCGACTGGGACGCCATCGCCGCCGATGCGATCGGCCAGGAGCGGATCGTGGTGAACATGGGCCCCCAGCACCCGTCGACACACGGGGTGCTGCGCCTGATCCTCGAGCTCGACGGCGAGACGGTGACCGAGGCGCGGTGCGGGATCGGCTTCCTGCACACCGGCATCGAGAAGAACCTTGAGTTCCGCAACTGGACTCAGGGCACCACCTTCGTCACCCGGATGGACTACCTGGCACCGCTGTTCAACGAGGCGGCGTACTGCCTCGCGGTGGAGAAGCTGCTCGGCGTCACCCAGGAGATCCCCGAGCGCGCGACGGTGATCCGCGTACTGATGATGGAGCTCAACCGGATCACCAGCCACCTCGTCGCCCTCGCCACGGGCGGCATGGAACTGGGCGCGGTCTCCCCCATGCTCAAGGGATTCGAGATCCGCGAGCAGATCCTCGACGTCTTCGAGACCATCACCGGCCTGCGGATGAACCACGCCTACATCCGCCCCGGCGGGGTCGCCGCGGACCTGCCCGACGAAGCCGTGCCGCAGATCCGCGAGCTGCTGCGGACGCTGCCGAAACAGCTGGCCTCGATGGCGTCCATGCTCACCGAGAACCCGATCTGGATCGCCCGGACCAAGAACATCGGCTACCTCGATCTCACCGGGTGCATGGCGCTCGGTGTCACCGGCCCGGTGCTGCGCTCCACCGGCCTTCCACACGACCTGCGGCGCAGCGAACCCTACTGCGGCTACGAGGACTACGAGTTCGACGTCATCGCAGACAACGGCTGCGACTGCTACGGCCGGTACCTGATCCGCGTCCGGGAGATGAGCGAGTCGCTGCGCATCGTCGAGCAGTGCCTCGACAAGCTCGCCCCCGGACCGGTGATGGTCGACGACGCCCGGCTGGGCTGGCCGGCCGACCTCGCGGTCGGCCCGGACGGCCTGGGCAATTCGCGCGCCCACATCGCGGAGATCATGGGCGAGTCGATGGAATCGCTGATCCACCACTTCAAGCTGGTCACCGAGGGCTTCGCGGTCCCCCCGGGCCAGGTCGCGGTCTCCGTCGAGGCGCCCCGGGGCGAGCTCCTGGTGCACGCGGTCAGCGACGGCGGGACCCGGCCGTACCGGGTGCACTTCCGGGACCCGTCGTTCACGAATCTGCAGGCGGTGGCGGCGATGTGCGAGGGCGGCATGGTCTCGGACGTGATCGCCGCCGTCGCCAGCATCGACCCGGTGATGGGAGGGGTGGACCGATGA
- a CDS encoding isopenicillin N synthase family dioxygenase, whose amino-acid sequence MPIPVLDLGLLDTEPARFDGAVRAAAHDVGFFYLTGHGLPPERIDEVLAVARAFFALPQAEKDGIAMSNSPHFRGYTRLGGELTRGAVDWREQIDLGRDDPPPSGEDPDAPDYLNLLGPNQWPASLPELREVMERWDADLSRISLTLLRSWARSLGADPHVFDEAFATEPATLIKVVRYPAGTDSEQGVGAHKDSGVLTLLLVDPASEGLQVRPPGADGWVDVPPLRGAFIVNIGEMLEVGADGYLRATEHRVRNRRTGADRISVPYFFNPAVTARMPHLPLPPELRTGVTVDPDNPIFATYGENAWKSRLRAHPDVAARHYPQTAS is encoded by the coding sequence ATGCCCATCCCGGTGCTCGACCTCGGCCTCCTCGACACCGAACCCGCGCGGTTCGACGGTGCCGTCCGCGCTGCAGCGCACGACGTGGGCTTCTTCTACCTGACCGGCCACGGGCTCCCGCCCGAGCGGATCGACGAGGTGCTCGCCGTGGCCCGCGCCTTCTTCGCGCTGCCGCAGGCCGAGAAGGACGGCATCGCCATGAGCAATTCGCCGCACTTCCGCGGCTACACCCGGCTCGGCGGCGAGCTCACCCGCGGCGCGGTCGACTGGCGCGAACAGATCGATCTGGGGCGGGATGACCCGCCACCGTCGGGCGAGGACCCGGACGCGCCCGACTACCTGAACCTGCTCGGCCCGAACCAGTGGCCCGCGTCGCTCCCGGAGCTGCGGGAGGTCATGGAGCGCTGGGACGCGGACCTCTCGCGCATCTCCCTGACCCTGCTCCGCTCCTGGGCGCGGTCCCTGGGCGCCGATCCGCACGTCTTCGACGAGGCCTTCGCGACGGAGCCGGCCACCCTGATCAAGGTCGTGCGCTACCCCGCGGGCACCGACTCCGAACAGGGCGTGGGCGCGCACAAGGACTCGGGCGTGCTGACCCTGTTGCTCGTGGACCCCGCATCGGAGGGCCTGCAGGTGCGACCCCCGGGCGCCGACGGCTGGGTGGACGTCCCACCGCTGCGCGGCGCGTTCATCGTCAACATCGGCGAGATGCTCGAGGTCGGGGCGGACGGCTACCTGCGCGCCACCGAACACCGTGTGCGCAACCGCCGCACGGGCGCGGACCGGATCTCCGTGCCGTACTTCTTCAATCCCGCCGTCACCGCCCGGATGCCGCACCTGCCCCTGCCGCCGGAGCTGCGCACGGGCGTCACCGTCGACCCGGACAACCCGATCTTCGCCACCTACGGCGAGAACGCCTGGAAGAGCAGGTTGCGCGCGCACCCCGACGTGGCCGCGCGGCACTACCCGCAAACCGCTTCGTAA
- a CDS encoding NADH-quinone oxidoreductase subunit A, whose protein sequence is MNLYVPILVLGAIAAAFAVFSVGVARFVGPRRINRAKLEAYECGIDPSPTPGSGGGRFPVKFYLTAMLFIIFDIEIVFLYPWAVHFDVLGTYGLLVMALFLVNVTVAYAYEWRRGGLSWD, encoded by the coding sequence GTGAACCTGTACGTGCCCATCCTCGTACTGGGGGCGATCGCGGCCGCCTTCGCCGTGTTCTCGGTGGGGGTCGCCCGCTTCGTGGGTCCACGCCGGATCAACCGCGCCAAGCTCGAGGCCTACGAGTGCGGCATCGATCCCTCGCCCACGCCCGGCTCCGGCGGCGGACGCTTCCCGGTGAAGTTCTATCTGACCGCGATGCTGTTCATCATCTTCGACATCGAGATCGTCTTCCTCTACCCCTGGGCCGTGCACTTCGACGTACTCGGCACCTACGGACTGCTGGTGATGGCGCTGTTCCTGGTGAACGTCACCGTCGCGTACGCCTACGAGTGGCGCCGGGGAGGCCTGTCGTGGGACTGA
- the nuoE gene encoding NADH-quinone oxidoreductase subunit NuoE — MSEPVFLEFGARPQESVQLYRPGAATEYPAEVAERLTADAEHLIARYPEKRSALLPLLHLVQSEDGYITPAGIEFCAAALDLTAAEVVAVATFYSMYRRNPTGDYLVGVCTTTLCAVLGGDAILFSLCEHLGIAPGATTPDGKVTVERIECNAACDYAPVVMVNWEFFDDQTVASARALVDALREGRPPSPTRGAPLCSFRETARLLAGFDDDRPGAVSASGVGGAPTLAGLQAAREAES; from the coding sequence ATGAGCGAGCCCGTCTTCCTCGAATTCGGCGCGCGGCCGCAGGAGTCCGTGCAGCTCTACCGGCCCGGCGCCGCCACCGAGTACCCCGCGGAGGTCGCGGAGCGCCTCACCGCCGACGCGGAGCACCTCATCGCCCGGTACCCCGAGAAGCGGTCCGCGCTGCTGCCACTACTGCACCTGGTGCAGTCCGAAGACGGCTACATCACTCCCGCCGGCATCGAGTTCTGCGCCGCCGCCCTGGACCTCACCGCCGCGGAGGTCGTGGCCGTCGCCACCTTCTACTCGATGTACCGGCGCAACCCCACCGGCGACTACCTCGTGGGCGTCTGCACCACCACGTTGTGCGCGGTCCTCGGCGGCGACGCGATCCTCTTCTCGCTGTGCGAGCATCTCGGGATCGCACCCGGTGCAACCACGCCGGACGGGAAGGTCACCGTCGAACGGATCGAGTGCAACGCGGCGTGCGACTACGCCCCCGTCGTCATGGTCAACTGGGAGTTCTTCGACGATCAGACGGTAGCGAGTGCGCGCGCCCTGGTGGACGCGCTGCGCGAGGGGCGGCCCCCGTCGCCCACCCGCGGCGCACCGCTGTGCTCGTTCCGCGAGACCGCCCGGCTCCTGGCGGGATTCGACGACGACCGTCCCGGCGCCGTCTCCGCCTCGGGCGTGGGTGGCGCGCCCACGCTGGCCGGACTCCAGGCCGCCCGGGAGGCGGAATCGTGA
- a CDS encoding Ppx/GppA phosphatase family protein, whose protein sequence is MSPLVVAAIDCGTNSIRLYVARATEAGLVELHREMRIVRLGQGVDATGEFAAEALERVRVALDDYVATARELGATRVRMVATSAARDVANRDVFFALTEAALAAITPGARAEVIAGTEEAELSYLGATVGLAAADPTLVVDLGGGSTELVVGSDGAVAHAFSADIGCVRITERALHSDPPTAAEIATATGHIDAALDEATGVVPLDGVRTWIGVAGTFTTLAALAHGLSEYDPALIHGSRVPLDDLTALCHRLLGMTSAERLALGPMHPGRADVIGGGALVALRLAARLGAVGVTELVVSEHDILDGVAMGLAAVPVAGN, encoded by the coding sequence GTGAGTCCCCTGGTCGTCGCGGCGATCGACTGCGGTACCAACAGCATCCGCCTGTACGTCGCCCGCGCCACCGAGGCGGGGCTGGTGGAGCTGCACCGCGAGATGCGGATCGTCCGGCTCGGCCAGGGGGTCGACGCGACCGGTGAGTTCGCCGCCGAGGCGCTCGAGCGGGTGCGAGTCGCCCTCGACGACTACGTCGCCACGGCGAGGGAACTCGGTGCCACCCGCGTGCGCATGGTCGCCACCTCCGCCGCCCGCGACGTCGCCAACCGCGACGTCTTCTTCGCCCTGACGGAGGCCGCGCTGGCCGCGATCACGCCCGGTGCCCGCGCCGAGGTGATCGCCGGAACCGAGGAGGCCGAGCTCTCCTACCTCGGCGCGACCGTCGGCCTCGCGGCGGCCGACCCGACCCTCGTCGTGGACCTCGGCGGTGGCTCCACCGAACTCGTCGTCGGCTCGGACGGCGCCGTCGCGCACGCCTTCTCGGCCGATATCGGCTGCGTCCGGATCACCGAGCGCGCGCTGCACTCCGACCCGCCGACCGCGGCCGAGATCGCGACGGCGACCGGTCACATCGACGCCGCCCTCGACGAGGCGACCGGCGTCGTCCCGCTCGACGGGGTGCGGACCTGGATCGGCGTGGCCGGCACCTTCACCACGCTCGCCGCGCTGGCGCACGGCCTCTCCGAGTACGACCCCGCCCTGATCCACGGCTCGCGGGTGCCGCTCGACGACCTGACCGCGCTGTGCCACCGGCTCCTCGGCATGACCTCCGCCGAGCGCCTCGCCCTGGGGCCCATGCATCCCGGCCGCGCCGACGTCATCGGCGGCGGCGCGCTGGTGGCGCTGCGGCTGGCCGCGCGCCTCGGCGCCGTCGGCGTGACCGAACTGGTGGTCTCCGAACACGACATCCTCGACGGTGTGGCCATGGGGCTCGCCGCCGTACCCGTCGCCGGGAATTAA
- a CDS encoding DUF501 domain-containing protein, whose product MSDAVDQADLDRVAAQLGRAPRGVLAIAYRTPDGEPAVVKTAPRLPDGTPFPTLYYLTDPRLTAEASRQESAGVMREMEALLASDESIAENYRAAHRHYLESRNALEDLGTDFTGGGMPDRVKCLHVLIAYALAEGPGVVRLGDEAVALAAAAGLRGSAIPADWPEPQFPWGGE is encoded by the coding sequence ATGAGTGACGCAGTCGACCAGGCGGACCTGGACCGTGTCGCCGCGCAGCTGGGGCGCGCCCCGCGCGGCGTCCTCGCCATCGCGTACCGCACCCCCGACGGTGAACCCGCCGTGGTCAAGACCGCGCCGCGGTTGCCCGACGGGACGCCGTTCCCCACGCTCTACTACCTGACGGACCCGCGGCTCACCGCCGAGGCCAGCCGCCAGGAGAGCGCCGGCGTCATGCGGGAGATGGAGGCGCTGCTCGCCTCCGACGAATCGATCGCCGAGAACTACCGCGCGGCGCACCGGCACTACCTCGAATCCCGCAACGCCCTAGAGGATCTCGGGACCGACTTCACCGGCGGCGGCATGCCGGACCGCGTGAAGTGCCTGCACGTGCTCATCGCCTACGCCCTCGCCGAGGGGCCGGGCGTCGTCCGCCTGGGCGACGAGGCCGTCGCGCTCGCCGCCGCGGCCGGCTTGCGCGGCAGCGCGATCCCCGCCGACTGGCCGGAGCCGCAGTTCCCCTGGGGTGGTGAGTGA
- a CDS encoding NuoB/complex I 20 kDa subunit family protein gives MGVEDKVPGGFLLSTLEVVAGYARKGSLWPATFGLACCAIEMMATTGPRFDIARFGMEAFRASPRQADLMIVAGRVSQKMAPVLRQVYDQMAEPKWVLAMGVCASSGGMFNNYAVVQGVDHVVPVDIYLPGCPPRPEMLLNALIALHEKVGQTPMGVNREAARRAAEEAALASRPTIEFKGLLR, from the coding sequence GTGGGCGTAGAGGACAAGGTCCCGGGCGGATTCCTGCTCTCCACGCTCGAGGTGGTCGCGGGGTACGCCCGGAAGGGATCACTGTGGCCGGCCACCTTCGGCCTGGCGTGCTGCGCCATCGAGATGATGGCCACCACCGGCCCCCGGTTCGACATCGCCCGCTTCGGGATGGAGGCCTTCCGCGCCTCGCCGCGCCAGGCCGACCTGATGATCGTCGCGGGCCGCGTCAGCCAGAAGATGGCGCCCGTCCTGCGGCAGGTGTACGACCAGATGGCCGAGCCGAAATGGGTACTGGCCATGGGTGTCTGCGCCAGCTCTGGCGGCATGTTCAACAACTACGCCGTGGTGCAGGGCGTCGATCACGTGGTCCCGGTGGACATCTATCTGCCGGGCTGCCCGCCCCGCCCGGAGATGCTGCTCAACGCGCTGATCGCCCTGCACGAGAAGGTCGGCCAGACGCCGATGGGCGTCAACCGCGAGGCCGCCCGCCGCGCGGCGGAGGAGGCCGCTCTGGCCTCCCGGCCCACCATCGAGTTCAAGGGCCTGCTGCGATGA